Part of the Mercenaria mercenaria strain notata chromosome 8, MADL_Memer_1, whole genome shotgun sequence genome is shown below.
TCCCAAACAGCTTTCTTTGttctttatatcattattttgtaCAAGCCTTTCCTCTGATCAATATGAATTTTGTTACTACATCTTGGGTTCCTCAGAAGGGAACACAATAGTTCACAAGGATAGCTAGTTGAAACTACCGgtaatacattttaaattccatttccaaatcttaaaaaaaatctagaGGTCTAAAACCGAGTTAGTTTCTACAGTCTGAGTTTTTATCACCAGAGTTTCAAGacagtaaaatatttataatcttATACCCAAGTAAATGCtccatacaaaaaaaattaacaagaaaaCATCTAAAAATGTCTTGATATATCTAGGAACAGAAAAATCCATTCAAATATAATCAATGAAATCAATTTTATGTACTATTTCATGACAACTGAAAATTATCTTTTACACAAACACTATACTTGACATATGCTTACTTTTATGTTACTTGTATGAAATAAGTATCAAGACAGATATTCCTTGCTAATCTACTGTATGTACACTGAACACAATCTGGCATTCAACAACATCGCAAATTTAAGATACACTGCACAActtgaaacaaaaacaagacaGTCACACATTTAACAGTCTCACAAGCCATTCAATCACACCTAATGTAACAGTAACGTTTACAAGTTAGACCGCCACTCTAAATTAGTAATGTATAGTTCACTCAACGACAAGAGTTTATGCCTTTTTACTATTGTAGATTACATAATTCTTGTATTGCATGACCTGATGGCTAACAAAATTTTGTTACTGGCGTTATTATGAACtcaaattttgttgttgtttctactACTGAAGGAGACACTTCTTATTTTTCATTACTTTCTTATTGATAAATTGACCAAACAGCCAACATTAAACCTTGGCAGGTAATACCTGATCTACAAAAAATCACCATTTTATGGTATACTAGTaacaatacataaaaaaaaaaacatttataaatttaagtttaaaaatccCTACAACCCTTAAAATTCACTATAGTGTTTACCAGAAGTTTGTATTTACAAATGACAGATATAATTACATAAACACGAGTACAAGCAAGATTGTACTAAGCATAAACATTTAGcagaaaaagtgtttttttagCAGAatcaagaaaatacaaaatttaccATCAATGTTCAAATTAAGAGACATATGGTGAAAAGTGATATATGAAAACCTGATGGCACGTTTACATGtaatcagggcttcggaaatttgccggtttgtcggttttggaccgatttttgacttttcagaccgattcgtgaagtgaaaaaaacgaaaaaaatcggtcccgtaaaaatggagaaaagtataaatttcggtcttatatctcaatacacgatcacctgccaagtaggaaattgttggtcgcaccttcagataatcaataaacgtgtcaatcggtctgattgtcactttgataatcggtccgtaattagcgcgtgacgcaatcagtgctcgcgcggcacatcctttaatgtttgcagacagccgactgcggtgtattaaacatttttgactggtttcctaacgtttctttactggatccaaatcatttcgacggggatccacttcttttatttagaatccgacggatggtttatttcaaaaggctatgtttgatcacggtaacaaacaaatggtcgctgcatttaatcaaagagttataattgtacattataggtctttgatttaataagacatcacacggaaaaccgataaaaataatttttataattacttgatttgaaaaaattacatgattcatttgttggggctccagttgaaacaaatgcagaaaatcgtctttgcaacccgactgtacaaaaaagaaaaaaatggacgggcaaccacgaatgataaagaaaaccggagtggcactgtttatcaaatcggtcttttaaaaaacgtttcaaaatgaaattttgtttacatcagaagagaacatataactttataaaatgtagttgcttattgaagtacaacgtaagtgaaatgaaatatccgtggccaacccgcgtgactttttggtactatacatgcgggaaattcgatctcagcgttcaaataacgtacacattcggtccgcggcagagtattctttaaatactgaggctgtttagcagagaatatgtgtcgtgtaactcactttgacgcattgtattttatagaattccgtcaaagaatgaggaaacatcagaaagtatctgccgtgtatacggtattgaagtcacgtgcgttggcttttagactagttacgcacacggtgtcaatgcctcgtattatctcggaaaaacatcgaaatttaaacaaagtaacgatcacacataacactgaataactgtcttcattgtatggtaacgcgcggtgactggtaacacagttttaatgcatgacatgcttatttctttaccctatcacgttttacaaaatatgtaatattgggaatgcggtgggtggggtagcgccgatgtcaggattttcgtttcggaccgattgagttatcaaaatttccggagccctgcatGTATTTGTTTAATGCCAACAGCACATAATGCCCAGTTCTGTCTTATTTTAATCAGCATACATCAACATAACACAGTTAAAACATTCAAGATGTTTCAAATTTATAACAGGGTAATGAATGCACAAAAACTTATATCATATACACATACAAGCAAACATTcttcatataaaatataacatCTTGTGCAACAGACAACCAGTGTATTAGATACATTCTTTTCGAAGGCATTTACGTCATTACAAAAAACTACCAAATAAAGGTAGAACACTATATTTAAGTTTTCAAAggagattataaggatcttacttGCCTGCCTGTGCAAGatggggttttccctacccgagggacagtggaatggaaaaccgagcttTAGCGAGGTTTTTTTATCCAGGCTGTCCTGAGGGTTGGGAAatcagctgtcttacacaggcagacatgttagatcatttttcttgcctatcacgttcaaaatagatcatggagacaaatagatttgggtatttcccgacattatttatatagtttgtGACGTCACAATAGTGCCAGTATTACGTGACGTCatcttagtgcacgctattttagacaaagtTTTTCCCCTAGGAAAAGACAGGATCCCTGGCGTGTGCTTGGACAAATGTATGGTTTccctgctaggtaggcaagaaaagcaaaaacattttaatgtaatCAGTTAATGCCAAATTTTGCAAAATCCTCACGTTATTTTACTACCCATTTAATTTTACTAGTTCAAAATTTCCCTTTTCCTAAAACTGAACTATATCGGTAACTTATGTTTAACATCGCTTTTATTTCAATCAAGagattctaaaatagatgacgaATGGTAGttgtataaagataaaatatgcaAGACTCTAAAAACAGTACATGTTATGAAATGATGGATGACTACCAACTAAAACAATTTTCTTATCCTTTAAAAGTCAATAAAACAGATGAAATTCCAGCAAAATTAGCTGCCTTCAAAACATCCACAACGAAGATGTTGTACGTCACTTGAATGTAATTGTCATCTGGTATAAGTGTCTGGTGTATCACAATTATAAAGGATTTTCTCaactgacatttttcagttcTACTTCAAACACTAACGTACTGTTTGGAGGAATTGGTCCCGATCTCTGGTTTCCATATCTGTAATACAGAAGGCATACTGTAACATGTATAAAGCTTTGCAACACATATATTAGTTTAGACTGTCAATCTTCTGTAATGTTAATATTTGTATAACAGACAGTGGCTCACTTTCTCGGGTTAGAAGTCACACAAAcatttaggtcatatagcaaccACCTAGCTATTATAGTGATGAAGCTCTCTAGGAATTATTTTAGGCCCTGACAGGCATTAGCGTAAAATGACCCGCAAACCAGTaagatgacttcctcacataaaagaacATCCCTTGTAGGGTTTCCAAATTTACAATGGCATGGAGCATGTGATTAAAAACTTGAATgctattaaattaaatatgtatgtttatcATTGAATCTTAATGACACACACTCTAAGAAAAGTACATAAACCAAGAGTCTGGTAGTCTCACTCACCCCTGTTGTGGTGGTATAGTCAATCTCCTCTTCCCACCAACTTTCATACCTGCAAGTAGATATTGTATCACTTCACAATCTGTTCAAACAACTGGCTACAGTTATTTATTGTTCATACAGTATCTAGTAGAAcacattttctcatatttttcataacacTGTCTTCATACGAAGTGTAAAAGACACAGGTGTATATGCTCCCCATTTTGGAGAtggtataaaaaaatatttgcactaAGCTAATGCTTCAGAATTGtgttacagtgaaacaccgctcgctcgagcatcgatgactcgagcacccgggctcgctcgagcaactCATGTGGTCCTTgtcgatttccttctattttctatgtgatattaccatggctgggtcgaacatcgataactcgatcgctcgagcatgacacctggtcccagtgtattaatttactctttgttgcttctggctaactcgagcacaggtgtcaaaatttttcacaccttcggcggtcagaatgtatcggttaattaaacattttcacacaccgtgagaattgtgTAGTCTATTCccatcttaaatgtttgtttgtcggtatattcgatattatgatgagattaattattgataaaagcttaaagaaaagttttattgatcaaatatcgatcaattactgataacttaaagcatcttttctgcgggatcgagatcTTAGTAATTTAATCAGCGGttatttgcatgcaaatgaaggaaataatatagccgtttcataaaattgagaccaCAATTataatatgcacttgttgatgaataaaaattaaatgtttcttcgaatgtacaaattacatattgaaacgtctatcaatagataacgtttgtaatacgtttgttttcgaaaatgtcacaagtatgttattattacgcatgaCCGTTTACGGTCCCGATGACCGTaaactttagttttcttcgtatgtttGTCAATGTTTGGGTTGCTCGAAActatggataactcgagcattttgctcatccccttgcgacctcgagcgagcgtaGTTTTACTGTAATTCTAAAcactatttatttctaaaatgagcTTTTATAAATATCACATCCCTAGTAACTCTACAGtatttcaatacatgtttttcagtaaattatgaaatattatggTGAAAAATATCTGGTATTTTTACAACAGTGTAtaattctaaatatattttttttactgcaaCAGAACTACACTGGAACATGCAGGAATATGAATTACCAATGAAGGAGACTTCTTATGAGAAGATGTATCAATAATGGTAAAGCCATACACAATTATTACAAtctttatatcaaaatgtaacaGAAAACTATAAATCTcgtaattatttgattttatggtCATATCATGTTTCCTGAAAGTTGTGAGTTATGTGGACAAAATGGgtgaaaatttgttaaaaaccttacgaaagacattaaataaaatgaaaacttatgTCACATCTaagattaaaaattattttgcagtcATGAACACCAAACTTTACATTTTCAACTACTTGTGAGAATACTGCATCTCGTGTTTACTGGAGGCCTTGCCTCATTTCTCACCACAACCTGGACCTTTTTAATAGCCTTGTTCATCACTGGTAAAGCTGTGACTTTTTCCTTAAGTGACTGGTGTGTCAATTAGTCGCCACACATTTGACAAGCTGTTGGTCTTACCTTCTACACCCTTGTCCCAGCCTTGTATGACCTCACCAAGACCAAGCTTGAACCTGAATGGTTTACCACCTGTACAGGAATCAAACTGTCTCCCATCTTTCTGCAGCTTTCCAACATAGTATACATGAGCCTATAAAAATAGTACCTTAATAATAACAAGTCTTATACTGATGAACAGACTAATGCAAAACAAGAACTGTTTGCAAATTTACATACGGTGCCCCACTCTCCTCCCCCTCAATGACAGCCTGTTATTGTGAtcctgacctttgacttactaatccaaaaaataataagggtcatctattGACCTCAGGCAATCAACTTACGAGGTTCGactatataccaaaatgttctttaaatatcgTAATATGACTAAATGTCactatgacctttacctttgacctactgaccctcaaaatatttggggtcatctactggtcaaggacaatcatcctatgaagttcaatGACTGCAGTgcaaagtgttctttagttattgagtggGAATTATTTTTAGTCTTAAGGTCACTGCGTCTTTGACCTCCAATAAAACAATGGTTATctgctgaccacaggcaatcaaccAATGATTGAAGTTAATTCAATGTAGGCTAAGGAGTgtttagttattgagcagaaacagttTGCATTcttaaggtcactgtgaccctgacctttgacatccaaaatgataggggtcatctactgacaataGGCAATCACGGTCactttgacctctagtgttaaacAGAACTGCCAACAACACATGATGTTTACAGTAGCTCATCCTGAGCACTATGTCCAgaaactaaaacttttaaaaattgttccttaaaattttcatatttttattaccATTTTGCCTTTTTTAGCTGGCTGACCTTCCCCAAGATTAATGTCCTCAGCAATTATTCCTCCAGCAAGAACttgtttttttggtgtttttccTTGTTGTGGAGTCTTACTTTGTTGTGGAGTCTTGCTCTGTTGTGGAGTCTTGCTCTGTTGGTCTGGTTTGTTCTGTGGTGTCTTGCCCTGAGTCTGCTGGTTCTGAGCAGGTTTAGGTGTGTTTGGCTGGGGGGTCTTCGCACCCTGTTGCTTAAAGATAGAATTTGAATATAGTAAATCCCAATGTGCGATTATGCCTGTAGAAAGCAGACTCTTATTATGTGGTAGATTGTAGGGTTCTGTATAAAGACTCACATTTGTACCACAGtatatcataatattttattgtttttaacaagaTTAAAGTtctcattttttatatttcactAGCTTGTCTTTAGCAAATTATAAGGACAGCTCTGTGACAGTAAGTTTTATATTAATGTTGTAAATGTAGCAATTACGTTTCAGCAGCAAGCAAAAAACAGTTATACATTGTtgattaaagtggcattatgcgcatcttacagcacgtagtgtgtttttggtgaatgttttataaaagcaagttttcggttgctgtgcatttaaatgtgtttaatcaacaataatgccgcataagtatttgaaagtgatgctttagaaatgaagaaatcggacttataaaaaatagttcatttcttcagtcgtgtacgcaatgatctcccttacctataagtagagatttctgaggttgaagggaagcaactcatgcaagcagtttgacttttcttaaaaagactgccccagtcaaaataagaaaagtcatatttaaaaagttattatttcgtaatggtaacaggaagagtttggtatactgggttaaaaactataatttcctccaaCCTTTTAAGACACTCTatctaattttatttaatttttgtacaATATAAGCGAAAAATTCActttaaagtttttcttgaaaTAACATAAAAAGAATTGTTTCAAAACTTCTTCAAATATTTACAGCAATGCTGACGCATACGTTTATTATTCATCACTAGGATATGTACCTTGATCCACAAACACTGGTAATACTGGTACATACAATTTACACCTTGTAAACTGAAAAAGATTCTCTGGCGTAATGTTAAAAATTACCGTTTATTCTAACACATATCTGGCAGTATACTGCTTAAATGAGCTGCAGTAAACAGCTAGAGATAAGATATATTACCGGACTACTGTCGCCATTTTCCAAGCCtttgttcttcttcttctttttcttcttcttctttttagcGGACTGTTCTGCCTCAGCATCGCCACCTGCTCCTGGTTTACTCACTGGGgtagcagcagacttctgtgccTGATCCTGTTATACCATAAACAGTGAATAATTAGTCACAttcttttatgattttatcatctcaaatttcttataaattcataaacattttaaatgaagcATACTAATAAAACAACTTACTTCTGTAAATTACAATTTAATCTCAATTTCACTGgtatgaaatttcatggtttcaaccaaaaatgaatattttggtaCGAATTTGTGCATTTTGACTGAAGTGAATGGgaacttttgtttgtttggtggGATTAAATTTGGTTAATTGATACAACCATGAAATCAATGAAACTAAGTCCCTAaccaatattaatgatttcatagttcATGTGGCCTGAAATAAACTAGAAACACTAAGCATCAGAATATGGTTTTAAACGGGCTATGATTTCTGATGAACTGTATTCACTTCTCCATAAGCATCCAACTCCTTTAGATTACAAACTACAACTGGTTGGTTATAACAGTACAAATGCTATCAATAGTTTCTGACTGACACAAGAAAAATGTAGAAGTACAATAACAAAGCATAAAATCCTTCAATATAAGCttttacataaatacatgtaGCCATTCCAGAAAATAATtccatttaaaaattactttCTTAAACTTATCAGATTCAAAGAATGCAATGTTTGTATTAACGCCAAACATATACCCATTTACTCAGTGTGTATGAAGGCGGGAGGGGTAGgtgtttgtttgtaagcttatttagAGTTGACACCAGAAAACCGAATGAGCAACCATTCTACTCCTCCTCAAgactatatttattttgttgggtttaatgtcgcaccaacacaagtatagctcatatggcgactttccagctttgatggtggaggaagaccccaggtgcccctccatgcattattttcatcaagagcgggcatctgggtagaaccaccgaccttctgtaagccagctggatagcttcctcacatgaagaattcaatctGATAGGTGTCAAATGTAAGGTAGTAAACACTAACaataataaacaacaaacaacaagagTATGACTTTAAAGGTCTGATTACAAATTCTGTGAAGCTGACTAAATTTTACAGAAACACATGTTTCACTACCGTAACTGTTTCAATACCTTTTTGTCTTGTTGAGGTGTTTTGCTCTGGTTTTGTTTAGGTGTTTTCATCTGATCTTGTTTAGGTGTTTTGGACTGTTCTGGTTTTGGGGTCTGTTTTCCCTTTACTTTCTCTTGTTTTGGAGTCTCCTTTGCCTTCTTTTCACTCTGTTTTGGTGTCTTTTTGACTTGTTCCATTTCCTCTGAACACATGAAAATGTGAAGGTAAATGATTTTGTTACAATGAAATTACTTGCAAAACATTAAGTTTGTAACATGTAAGTATTATGTCTACTGTTATTATATCCTTTAACCTCCAGcagatttattaatttatttattttggttttatggcgcaccaacacagtataggttatatggcgccaaacaggactacaaattttggttccacatctcatttacatcgaaataaaaatatgaggtatggaatcaaaatttgcatacctgctggaatcacagagttacttcCAGCAGAGGTAGCAAAGATCTTTGATAAATTCCTTTTGAACTAAAACAAGGTTTATTCTGTGACAAAATCAAAGTATTTTTTAAGGACTTTACAAGAACTTTGGACTGTTTTCTTCAAAACATAACTCACAGTCCAGACAATATTTATCaactaaatatttcaaacagaCTTTAAT
Proteins encoded:
- the LOC123522979 gene encoding 46 kDa FK506-binding nuclear protein-like isoform X2; the encoded protein is MVQPREMQNMFWALVLEEGKRYSQTVEQSFHISMAALELPADTETLKGKHNQTVSVMVASQKSEFLICSLNFKHLTQQPLDLNFNEGEEVTFFVNGQGSVHLTGYQLDDDKDFGDLEGLDMEEEEDSDNEVPELVTPGKRKKGSEADVPKKKTKWLTPGGSEFSEDDDDDSDEDDEGDSDDDMNTMEMLDMEAELSDAEDDDDFEIDDEDDDDESDEDDSDEEMEQVKKTPKQSEKKAKETPKQEKVKGKQTPKPEQSKTPKQDQMKTPKQNQSKTPQQDKKDQAQKSAATPVSKPGAGGDAEAEQSAKKKKKKKKKKNKGLENGDSSPGAKTPQPNTPKPAQNQQTQGKTPQNKPDQQSKTPQQSKTPQQSKTPQQGKTPKKQVLAGGIIAEDINLGEGQPAKKGKMAHVYYVGKLQKDGRQFDSCTGGKPFRFKLGLGEVIQGWDKGVEGMKVGGKRRLTIPPQQGYGNQRSGPIPPNSTLVFEVELKNVS
- the LOC123522979 gene encoding 46 kDa FK506-binding nuclear protein-like isoform X1 → MVQPREMQNMFWALVLEEGKRYSQTVEQSFHISMAALELPADTETLKGKHNQTVSVMVASQKSEFLICSLNFKHLTQQPLDLNFNEGEEVTFFVNGQGSVHLTGYQLDDDKDFGDLEGLDMEEEEDSDNEVPELVTPGKRKKGSEADVPKKKTKWLTPGGSEFSEDDDDDSDEDDEGDSDDDMNTMEMLDMEAELSDAEDDDDFEIDDEDDDDESDEDDSDEEMEQVKKTPKQSEKKAKETPKQEKVKGKQTPKPEQSKTPKQDQMKTPKQNQSKTPQQDKKDQAQKSAATPVSKPGAGGDAEAEQSAKKKKKKKKKKNKGLENGDSSPQQGAKTPQPNTPKPAQNQQTQGKTPQNKPDQQSKTPQQSKTPQQSKTPQQGKTPKKQVLAGGIIAEDINLGEGQPAKKGKMAHVYYVGKLQKDGRQFDSCTGGKPFRFKLGLGEVIQGWDKGVEGMKVGGKRRLTIPPQQGYGNQRSGPIPPNSTLVFEVELKNVS